A window of Macrotis lagotis isolate mMagLag1 chromosome X, bilby.v1.9.chrom.fasta, whole genome shotgun sequence contains these coding sequences:
- the APOOL gene encoding MICOS complex subunit MIC27 isoform X1, whose protein sequence is MGPGTAAVQDNVQARKFLASPVSPKMKKLAALTTLASLNVHAINEEETPRKPLKPTQLPIYNVPCLHHAQYIEEQPGSLQRGIASIRTTAWHYVGWCKGVYVWMKNGILDTVQFGKDAYVYLKNPPQDFFPKIGVIAASGLVGLVSAKKGSKFKKIAYPLGLTALGASVCYPTQAIVITKVTGEKAYATSQWIYEFLGSWAENHTQKETEVKEKMKLEKEVKLDKPASVAVTESKVSTFSAEVAEKIEPSSAGAVSATQFKADPKLMDHGQSNPEDVDMYSTRS, encoded by the exons ATGGGTCCAGGTACTGCTGCTGTGCAAGATAATGTGCAAGCAAGAAAATTCTTGGCATCACCTGTTTCTCCTAAG atGAAAAAGCTGGCAGCTCTCACCACTTTGGCATCTCTGAATGTGCACGCcataaatgaagaggaaacccCCCGAAAGCCACTGAAACCAACTCAG cTCCCCATTTATAATGTACCATGTCTTCATCATGCTCAATACATTGAAGAGCAGCCTGGTAGCTTACAAAGAGGCATTGCTTCCATCCGAACGACAGCCTGGCATTATGTTGGCTGGTGCAAA GGTGTTTATGTTTGGATGAAAAATGGAATACTGGATACTGTACAGTTTGGGAAAG ATGCATATGTTTATCTGAAGAACCCACCtcaagatttttttccaaaaattggTGTGATTGCAGCTTCAGGATTGGTTGGCTTGGTTTCAGCCAAAAAAG gctctaaatttaagaaaattgcTTATCCATTGGGACTGACCGCTTTAGGAGCATCTGTTTGCTACCCAACTCAGGCAATAGTAATTACCAAG GTCACTGGAGAAAAGGCATATGCTACAAGCCAGTGGATTTATGAATTTCTTGGGTCATGGGCAGAAAACCACacacaaaaagaaactgaagtcaaagaaaaaatgaag CTTGAAAAAGAAGTCAAACTCGACAAACCTGCAAGTGTGGCAGTAACAGAATCGAAAGTGTCCACATTCAGTGCTGAAGTGGCAGAGAAGATAGAGCCATCTTCAG CAGGTGCTGTTTCAGCCACACAGTTTAAGGCTGACCCCAAGCTCATGGATCACGGTCAGTCCAATCCAGAAGATGTAGATATGTACAGCACTAGAAGTTGA
- the APOOL gene encoding MICOS complex subunit MIC27 isoform X2 produces the protein MGPGTAAVQDNVQARKFLASPVSPKMKKLAALTTLASLNVHAINEEETPRKPLKPTQLPIYNVPCLHHAQYIEEQPGSLQRGIASIRTTAWHYVGWCKGVYVWMKNGILDTVQFGKDAYVYLKNPPQDFFPKIGVIAASGLVGLVSAKKGSKFKKIAYPLGLTALGASVCYPTQAIVITKVTGEKAYATSQWIYEFLGSWAENHTQKETEVKEKMKLEKEVKLDKPASVAVTESKVSTFSAEVAEKIEPSSGAVSATQFKADPKLMDHGQSNPEDVDMYSTRS, from the exons ATGGGTCCAGGTACTGCTGCTGTGCAAGATAATGTGCAAGCAAGAAAATTCTTGGCATCACCTGTTTCTCCTAAG atGAAAAAGCTGGCAGCTCTCACCACTTTGGCATCTCTGAATGTGCACGCcataaatgaagaggaaacccCCCGAAAGCCACTGAAACCAACTCAG cTCCCCATTTATAATGTACCATGTCTTCATCATGCTCAATACATTGAAGAGCAGCCTGGTAGCTTACAAAGAGGCATTGCTTCCATCCGAACGACAGCCTGGCATTATGTTGGCTGGTGCAAA GGTGTTTATGTTTGGATGAAAAATGGAATACTGGATACTGTACAGTTTGGGAAAG ATGCATATGTTTATCTGAAGAACCCACCtcaagatttttttccaaaaattggTGTGATTGCAGCTTCAGGATTGGTTGGCTTGGTTTCAGCCAAAAAAG gctctaaatttaagaaaattgcTTATCCATTGGGACTGACCGCTTTAGGAGCATCTGTTTGCTACCCAACTCAGGCAATAGTAATTACCAAG GTCACTGGAGAAAAGGCATATGCTACAAGCCAGTGGATTTATGAATTTCTTGGGTCATGGGCAGAAAACCACacacaaaaagaaactgaagtcaaagaaaaaatgaag CTTGAAAAAGAAGTCAAACTCGACAAACCTGCAAGTGTGGCAGTAACAGAATCGAAAGTGTCCACATTCAGTGCTGAAGTGGCAGAGAAGATAGAGCCATCTTCAG GTGCTGTTTCAGCCACACAGTTTAAGGCTGACCCCAAGCTCATGGATCACGGTCAGTCCAATCCAGAAGATGTAGATATGTACAGCACTAGAAGTTGA
- the APOOL gene encoding MICOS complex subunit MIC27 isoform X4, whose protein sequence is MKKLAALTTLASLNVHAINEEETPRKPLKPTQLPIYNVPCLHHAQYIEEQPGSLQRGIASIRTTAWHYVGWCKGVYVWMKNGILDTVQFGKDAYVYLKNPPQDFFPKIGVIAASGLVGLVSAKKGSKFKKIAYPLGLTALGASVCYPTQAIVITKVTGEKAYATSQWIYEFLGSWAENHTQKETEVKEKMKLEKEVKLDKPASVAVTESKVSTFSAEVAEKIEPSSAGAVSATQFKADPKLMDHGQSNPEDVDMYSTRS, encoded by the exons atGAAAAAGCTGGCAGCTCTCACCACTTTGGCATCTCTGAATGTGCACGCcataaatgaagaggaaacccCCCGAAAGCCACTGAAACCAACTCAG cTCCCCATTTATAATGTACCATGTCTTCATCATGCTCAATACATTGAAGAGCAGCCTGGTAGCTTACAAAGAGGCATTGCTTCCATCCGAACGACAGCCTGGCATTATGTTGGCTGGTGCAAA GGTGTTTATGTTTGGATGAAAAATGGAATACTGGATACTGTACAGTTTGGGAAAG ATGCATATGTTTATCTGAAGAACCCACCtcaagatttttttccaaaaattggTGTGATTGCAGCTTCAGGATTGGTTGGCTTGGTTTCAGCCAAAAAAG gctctaaatttaagaaaattgcTTATCCATTGGGACTGACCGCTTTAGGAGCATCTGTTTGCTACCCAACTCAGGCAATAGTAATTACCAAG GTCACTGGAGAAAAGGCATATGCTACAAGCCAGTGGATTTATGAATTTCTTGGGTCATGGGCAGAAAACCACacacaaaaagaaactgaagtcaaagaaaaaatgaag CTTGAAAAAGAAGTCAAACTCGACAAACCTGCAAGTGTGGCAGTAACAGAATCGAAAGTGTCCACATTCAGTGCTGAAGTGGCAGAGAAGATAGAGCCATCTTCAG CAGGTGCTGTTTCAGCCACACAGTTTAAGGCTGACCCCAAGCTCATGGATCACGGTCAGTCCAATCCAGAAGATGTAGATATGTACAGCACTAGAAGTTGA
- the APOOL gene encoding MICOS complex subunit MIC27 isoform X3 encodes MAAAGMKKLAALTTLASLNVHAINEEETPRKPLKPTQLPIYNVPCLHHAQYIEEQPGSLQRGIASIRTTAWHYVGWCKGVYVWMKNGILDTVQFGKDAYVYLKNPPQDFFPKIGVIAASGLVGLVSAKKGSKFKKIAYPLGLTALGASVCYPTQAIVITKVTGEKAYATSQWIYEFLGSWAENHTQKETEVKEKMKLEKEVKLDKPASVAVTESKVSTFSAEVAEKIEPSSAGAVSATQFKADPKLMDHGQSNPEDVDMYSTRS; translated from the exons atGAAAAAGCTGGCAGCTCTCACCACTTTGGCATCTCTGAATGTGCACGCcataaatgaagaggaaacccCCCGAAAGCCACTGAAACCAACTCAG cTCCCCATTTATAATGTACCATGTCTTCATCATGCTCAATACATTGAAGAGCAGCCTGGTAGCTTACAAAGAGGCATTGCTTCCATCCGAACGACAGCCTGGCATTATGTTGGCTGGTGCAAA GGTGTTTATGTTTGGATGAAAAATGGAATACTGGATACTGTACAGTTTGGGAAAG ATGCATATGTTTATCTGAAGAACCCACCtcaagatttttttccaaaaattggTGTGATTGCAGCTTCAGGATTGGTTGGCTTGGTTTCAGCCAAAAAAG gctctaaatttaagaaaattgcTTATCCATTGGGACTGACCGCTTTAGGAGCATCTGTTTGCTACCCAACTCAGGCAATAGTAATTACCAAG GTCACTGGAGAAAAGGCATATGCTACAAGCCAGTGGATTTATGAATTTCTTGGGTCATGGGCAGAAAACCACacacaaaaagaaactgaagtcaaagaaaaaatgaag CTTGAAAAAGAAGTCAAACTCGACAAACCTGCAAGTGTGGCAGTAACAGAATCGAAAGTGTCCACATTCAGTGCTGAAGTGGCAGAGAAGATAGAGCCATCTTCAG CAGGTGCTGTTTCAGCCACACAGTTTAAGGCTGACCCCAAGCTCATGGATCACGGTCAGTCCAATCCAGAAGATGTAGATATGTACAGCACTAGAAGTTGA